From the genome of Neomonachus schauinslandi chromosome 5, ASM220157v2, whole genome shotgun sequence, one region includes:
- the FOXRED2 gene encoding FAD-dependent oxidoreductase domain-containing protein 2, producing the protein MGFSAAARLWGPPGLLLTFALHPALCLRAAQTSAPPHRDYCVLGAGPAGLQMAYFLQRAGRDYAVFERAPRPGSFFTHYPRHRKLISINKRHTGKANAEFNLRHDWNSLLSHDPGLLFRHYSRAYFPDAGDMVRYLGDFADRLGLHVLYNTTIAHVTLHKDRQAWNGHYFILTDRKGHAHRCGVLFVATGLSVPNQVDFPGSEYVEGYESVSVDPKDFEGQNVLILGRGNSAFETAENILGVTNFIHMLSRSRVRLSWATHYVGDLRAINNGLLDTYQLKSLDGLLESDLTDLAVVKDREGKFHVTLKFFLEEGNQSADAITLPQDDNDNFAMRVAYDRVIRCLGWNFDFSIFNESLRLSSGGEFSKKYPLVKASYESKGSRGLFVLGTASHSVDYRKSAGGFIHGFRYTVRAVHRLLEHRHHDVAWPSTQHPISQLTSSIVRRVNEASGLYQMFGVLADVVLLKENAAAFEYLEEFPMQMLAQLETITGRKARHGLFVINMEYGRNFSGPDKDVFFYDRSVGHTEDAWQSNFLHPVIYYYRHLPTEQEVRFRPADWALPRPTAIHHIVEDFLTDWTAPVGHILPLRRFLENCLDTDLRSFYAESCFLFALTHQKLPPFCQQGYLRMQGLVGTETLRRHGVESGLLRDYTIVGRRREDQGQGPLSSSRAPGPPVQPLDSNKEEL; encoded by the exons ATGGGCTTCTCGGCCGCGGCCCGGCTGTGGGGCCCGCCGGGGCTGCTCCTGACCTTCGCCCTGCACCCGGCTCTGTGCCTGCGCGCGGCCCAGACCTCGGCGCCCCCTCACCGGGACTACTGCGTCCTGGGCGCCGGGCCCGCGGGCCTGCAGATGGCCTACTTCCTGCAGCGGGCCGGGAGGGACTACGCGGTGTTCGAGCGCGCCCCGCGGCCCGGCAGCTTCTTCACGCACTACCCGCGCCACCGCAAGCTCATCAGCATCAACAAGCGGCACACGGGCAAGGCCAACGCCGAGTTCAACCTGCGCCACGACTGGAACTCTCTGCTCAGCCACGACCCCGGGCTGCTCTTCAGACACTACTCCCGCGCCTACTTCCCCGACGCGGGCGACATGGTGCGCTACCTGGGCGACTTCGCAGACCGGCTGGGGCTCCACGTGCTGTACAACACGACCATTGCCCACGTCACTCTGCACAAGGACCGGCAGGCCTGGAACGGCCATTACTTCATCCTGACGGACCGGAAGGGTCACGCACACCGGTGCGG CGTGCTTTTTGTGGCCACCGGTTTGTCGGTCCCCAACCAGGTTGATTTCCCTGGCTCCGAATACGTGGAGGGGTATGAGTCTGTGTCCGTGGACCCCAAGGACTTCGAGGGTCAGAATGTGCTGATCCTGGGGCGTGGGAACTCTGCCTTTGAGACAGCAGAGAACATCTTGGGTGTCACCAACTTTATCCACATGTTGAGCCGCTCCCGGGTCCGACTGTCATGGGCCACCCACTACGTAGGAGATCTCAG GGCCATCAACAATGGCCTGCTGGACACCTACCAGCTGAAGTCCTTGGATGGGTTGCTTGAGTCTGACCTGACGGATCTGGCTGTTGTGAAGGACCGCGAGGGCAAGTTCCACGTCACCCTGAAGTTCTTCCTGGAGGAAGGCAACCAGAGTGCCGACGCCATCACCCTCCCCCAGGACGACAACGACAACTTTGCCATGCGCGTGGCCTACGACCGGGTCATCCGCTGTCTGGGCTGGAACTTCGACTTCTCCATTTTCAACGA GTCCCTCCGACTGTCTTCCGGGGGTGAGTTCAGCAAGAAGTACCCGCTGGTCAAAGCTAGCTATGAGTCCAAAGGAAGCCGGGGCCTCTTTGTGCTGGGTACCGCCAGCCACTCTGTGGATTACCGGAAGTCTGCCGGGGGCTTCATCCATGGATTCCGATACACAG TGCGTGCTGTTCACCGCCTGCTGGAGCATCGCCACCACGACGTCGCCTGGCCCTCCACCCAGCACCCCATCTCACAGCTGACCAGCTCCATCGTCCGGCGCGTGAACGAGGCTTCTGGGCTCTACCAGATGTTCGGTGTGCTGGCCGACGTGGTCCTGTTGAAGGA GAACGCCGCGGCATTTGAGTACCTGGAGGAGTTCCCCATGCAGATGCTGGCCCAGCTGGAGACCATCACAGGAAGGAAGGCCAGGCATGGGCTCTTCGTCATCAACATGGAGTACGGCAGAAACTTCTCTGGCCCCGACAAGGACGTGTTCTTTTATGACCGGTCTGTGGGGCACACGGAAGATGCCTGGCAGTCTAACTTCCTCCATCCGGTCATCTATTACTACAGGCACCTCCCCACCG agcaggaggTGAGGTTCCGCCCTGCTGACTGGGCCCTGCCTCGGCCCACTGCCATCCACCACATCGTGGAAGATTTCTTGACGGACTGGACCGCCCCGGTGGGGCACATCCTACCTCTGAGGCGCTTCTTGGAGAACTGTTTGGACACCGATTTGCGAAGCTTCTATGCAG AATCCTGCTTCCTGTTTGCCCTAACACACCAGAAGCTGCCGCCCTTCTGCCAGCAGGGGTACCTGAGAATGCAGGGGCTCGTGGGGACTGAGACCCTCCGGCGGCACGGAGTGGAGAGCGGGCTCCTCCGGGACTACACCATTGTGGGCAGGCGCCGTGAGGACCAGGGCCAGGGGCCACTAAGTAGCTCTCGGGCCCCAGGGCCTCCGGTCCAGCCCCTCGACAGCAACAAGGAGGAGCTGTGA